The Stigmatopora argus isolate UIUO_Sarg chromosome 23, RoL_Sarg_1.0, whole genome shotgun sequence genome contains a region encoding:
- the pah gene encoding phenylalanine-4-hydroxylase gives MDAAYNGDYGQDGEPEQQEKGKRRGSMYLEEETSKKTEVVSCIFSLKEEVGALARALRLFEEKGINLMHIESRPSRISKEQYEFFISVDSNCSEALDEVIDGLRTQISGQVHELSRNKQKDTVPWFPNDIQDLDRFANQILSYGSELEADHPGFTDPAYRTRRKEFADIAYNYRHGQPIPRVEYTEGEKSTWGIVFQELKTLYPTHACREHNRVFPLLEKYCGYRQDNIPQLEDVSRFLQSCTGFRLRPVAGLLSSRDFLAGLAFRVFHSTQYIRHGSKPTYTPEPDICHELLGHVPLFADSGFAQFSQEIGLASLGAPDEYIEKLATVYWFTVEFGLCKQGSEIRAFGAGLLSSFGELQYCLTDKPKLFPFEPEKTSVQKYPITEYQPIYFVAESFEDAKDRVRNFAGTIPRPFTVRYNPYTQSVEVLDNTQQLSNLADSIKSKCHLCLSDCVSDRLLSQALFFLCLQAKWENCAKPSRNWRDVATRRPQACLICISAFCIKIHNITGIQLRIFYIYLFQCL, from the exons ATGGACGCGGCTTACAACGGCGACTACGGGCAGGACGGCGAGCCGGAGCAGCAAGAAAAAGGA aAGCGACGTGGCTCCATGTACCTGGAGGAGGAGACCAGCAAGAAGACTGAGGTGGTCTCCTGCATCTTCTCCTTGAAGGAGGAGGTGGGCGCATTGGCCCGAGCGCTGAGACTTTTTGAG GAGAAAGGCATCAACCTGATGCACATTGAGTCGCGGCCATCCCGCATCAGTAAGGAGCAATACGAATTCTTCATCAGCGTGGACTCCAACTGCTCCGAGGCCCTGGACGAGGTCATTGACGGCCTGCGCACGCAGATCAGCGGCCAAGTGCACGAGCTGTCACGCAACAAACAGAAGGACACCG TGCCGTGGTTCCCCAACGATATTCAGGACTTGGACCGCTTTGCCAACCAGATTCTAAGTTACGGCTCGGAGCTGGAGGCCGATCACCCG GGCTTCACAGACCCCGCGTACCGGACTCGCAGGAAGGAGTTTGCCGACATTGCCTACAACTACAGACA CGGGCAGCCCATCCCTCGAGTGGAATACACCGAGGGCGAAAAGTCAACATGGGGCATCGTGTTCCAAGAGCTAAAGACCCTGTACCCGACTCACGCCTGCCGTGAGCACAACAGGGTCTTCCCTTTGCTGGAGAAGTACTGTGGCTACAGGCAGGACAACATCCCACAGCTGGAAGATGTTTCCCGGTTCCTGCAGT CCTGTACTGGTTTTCGGCTTCGCCCCGTGGCCGGCTTGCTCTCCTCCCGCGACTTCCTCGCTGGCCTCGCCTTCCGCGTCTTCCATTCCACGCAGTACATCCGCCACGGATCCAAGCCGACATACACGCCCGAGCC CGATATCTGCCATGAGCTCCTCGGGCATGTCCCGCTCTTTGCCGATTCCGGTTTTGCCCAGTTTTcccag GAGATCGGCCTTGCTTCTCTCGGCGCCCCAGATGAATATATAGAGAAGCTAGCGACA GTCTATTGGTTCACCGTGGAGTTTGGCCTGTGCAAGCAGGGCTCTGAGATCAGAGCGTTCGGAGCAGGCTTGCTGTCGTCTTTCGGAGAACTGCAG TACTGCTTGACCGACAAGCCAAAACTGTTTCCGTTTGAGCCCGAAAAGACCAGCGTCCAGAAATACCCTATCACGGAGTACCAGCCCATCTACTTTGTGGCTGAGAGCTTTGAGGATGCCAAAGACAGAGTCAG AAATTTTGCCGGCACCATCCCCCGACCCTTCACTGTGCGCTACAACCCATACACCCAGAGCGTGGAGGTGCTGGACAACACCCAGCAGCTGAGCAACCTGGCCGACAGCATAAAGAGCAAGTGTCACCTTTGCCTATCAGACTGTGTTTCAGATCGACTGCTTTCTCAAGCCCTTTTCTTCTTGTGCTTGCAGGCGAAATGGGAAAATTGTGCGAAGCCCTCCAGAAATTGGCGTGACGTCGCAACCAGACGGCCTCAAGCTTGTTTAATATGCATATCCgctttttgtattaaaatacaCAACATTACCGGGATACAAttaagaatattttatatttacctctttcagtgcctttga